Within Myxocyprinus asiaticus isolate MX2 ecotype Aquarium Trade chromosome 18, UBuf_Myxa_2, whole genome shotgun sequence, the genomic segment TCTTTGTTTcaacggaaatgtaaaaaaataataaaaaaatgatgccaatttccccgtaaatatgatgttcacaAGCAAGGAATGTTAAtacccaagttgaagtacctcagtagatgggtgcagagcaTATTATAtgcataattatattaatatataattaaaatgaagtattagactaaaagtacatctgtaaaatctaatttcttttgtctttacatcattataactctcatataatgtacctcatacattcccttctaaagggactttgttcccttctcactcaaagtgctcacgcttgttaaagagtgccgtgctgtcatagcaaccatgttacattacGTTTCTGTTtttcctacgaaggccatctcgtttaaatgagatttgtttaaaggaggacactcggtatactgcagccttcaaaaggacgcgtcctacctagcacgcagccttccaaacgagacacagccttagtGTGGAAatatggtgttgtgggtggttgctagggcattgctagggatTCACATACTTACCAAGTGAAAAGAggccacccccaagtctctacgattttctgttGTGGAGATATGAGCCCTCTGCCCCCTTTAcaagcacctattatggtttttcaaatattacctttcatgtagtgtgttacgtagctgtttgtgcatgtaaaaaagtctgcaaagtttcaaagatcaaagtgcacaacaaatggagttattgactcccaaaagaaagaaccgattctgaacacctgaaacgagtcgttagtaattccagactaacctacataatttgggtaacaaaaacccacctctggtcttcgcgaacagctttgacccgccctcaaacactacactaagcggtagaccaatcacaacagactgggacatctgaccagtcagagcagagtaggctctctgaaaggaggagtttagaatgaatcctttagaacggatcattgaacgagtcttttttgacactgaaaaaaaaaaaaaggtaatgctgcaatttaaattatggcaaattaaagtgttttttgaccttggatgcacgtaaatctattgtatgagacctttaaaacaaaattaggcacgtttaaaaaccataataggtgctcttcaTGTGCCTTCTTGCCTGTTTTTTCACCCACTGGGTGGACATTGTATGCCCAATTGCTTATAAAAGTCATAGTACACCTCTCCTCATTAAGCTAATCAATTTGACACCTTATTCACAGTGTAAAGCAAACGGTGCAGAACAAGTTACACACCAAAGCTTTGGCAGAAAAAGAAGaattggtttagggattttggaaaatccTTAAACAAAGGTCAGAGCAATAGAAACAGTGGTGACTTGctaaagcaagcaccactaaatagAGTTACATAAAAACAGTAGACATTCTGCGTGTTGTACagcagtgtgtgtttttgagacTATGAAAgcaaacaacaaaataatttatcAACCTGATCTGTCTACATCAATAATGTTTCAAAATGCAATGATAAATTAACCCAAAATGACGTATTCATTCCCAAGGAGGCTCATGTAGCACCTCCCGCTCCATAGTCAAAAAAATGGTGCACAGTCTttataataaattatgcattGAGAGGGTGAGTGGGTCATACAGCGTTAAAGCAAGAGAGATGTGGATCACTCTAAACATCTGCCTGTATCTGTCCTTTACCTGTATCTCTGCTTCTTTCATCCCCAGCTCAAACTCCTGTCAGCTCCAGGGACACTTCAAGTTGAACGGGATGTACCAGGATGGAGACTTCATCATTGGGGGCTTGTTTGAGGTTCAGCATCTCAAAGTGTTCCCAGAACTGAGCTTCAAAGCAGAGCCGGAACAGCCCCAGTGTGAGGAGTGAGTCTGGACTGCACAGGATGAGAACAGCTAGCGAGCAAATAGTGTGAAAGAAAcccaaaataaaattgaaaaggGAGACAATAATGTGGAAAagtcttttgaatttttttatttgtatttgttacatgcattgtactgtatattacatgTTCAGAATTCACTTACTGCATATCTAAAACAGTGTATACAATCTATGATAACTCTATAAGCAAGAAAACTGGAATTACTAAATgcaaattatttcatattgtgAGTTTGTAATTCCATTGATTTATCTCTCTATGTATAAATATATCTCTTAAGTGTCACtgaatgtaaaagtctgaattgttttatttttttattttttagattctaTATGTCGAGCTTCCAGCAAGGACAGACTGTAATTTTTGCTATAGAGGAGATCAATAAGGATCCCAACCTGCTGCCTAACATCACCCTCGGTTATCATCTGTATGACAACTGTTTAAAGCTTGTAGTGGCATTCAGGGCTGCCATAGATCTTATTAGTGGGAGAGAGCAGACCCTCTCTAACCTCAACTGCACAGGTCCACCACCGGTGATTGCTATTGTGGGAGATCCAGGGTCCACTCACTCCATTGCAGTTTCTAGTGTGCTGGGTCTGTTTCGAGTTCCTTTGGTAAGATACTGTAAGATAACTAagatatgatataaaaataataataacaatgatgatattgtattttataattataatgatttctctctttctctcttacagTACATTCTtcatttctctgttttttttttttttttttttttttctcaattagaTCAGCTACTATGCCACCTGCTCCTGTTTGAGTGACAGAAAAAAGTACCCCTCTTTCTTCAGAACTATCCCCAGTGATGCCTTCCAGGTGAAGGCTATGGTTCAGATCTTGAAATATTTTGGATGGACTTGGGTTGGTGTTATCTATAGTGATGACGACTATGGAATCTATGCCGCTCAGGCCTTCCACAAGGAAATGCAGCTCTTTGGAGGTTGTGTTGCTTTCTCTGAAATAATGCCATATGATAATCACAGGGATATTCAGCGCATAGTTACAGTGATAAAGGCTTCTACCGCAAAGGTGATTGTGGCATTCTCAACTGATCTGTTAGCTCTGATGGATGAATTGTTATTGCAAAATGTGACTGGCAGGCAATGGATTGCAAGCGAGGCTTGGACCACCTCACCTGTACTTCATGGTTCACGTTACCTGCCCCTTGTTGGGGGCACACTGGGTATCGCCATCCGCCGTGGAGAGATCAAGGGACTTAATGACTTTCTGCTACACATCCGTCCTGACCATGATCCAAGAAATAATATGGTGAGAATCTTCTGGGAGAACATGTTCGGGTGCAGGTTTCAGACTGGAGGCAGAGAGATAGAGGGAGAAAAAATGTGTACAGGGGAAGAGGATCTGAGCAGCACAGTTAATGAATATACTGATGTATCAGAGCTGAGGGCCTCATATAATGTGTATAAGGCAGTATATGCTCTGGCACATGCCCTCCATGATCTGATGCAGTGTGAGGAGGGGAGAGGGCCATTCAGTGGGAACAGCTGTGCTGACATAAACAACCTGCAGCCCTGGCAGGTAAGACCCACAGGAATAGAGACACAACTTCTCAAATACCCATTAAATTCTCACAAAATTACAGAAAGCTGAATGCAAAACAAAGACacaagtatatattaatatttgcattaaacaaaaacaaagcaaaaatttgCTACATATTCCACCAAATTACAAAACTGCATATCACACCTGCCCTTTCTACAAACTATACAGATGGTTCAATACCTACAGAAAGTGAACTTCACCACAGACTTTGGGGATCATGTGTCATTTGATAAAAATGGAGATGCACTGGCCATCTATGATGTGATGAACTGGCAGCCGAGCTCAGACGGGTCAGTTATTGTCCGCACAGTCGGTGTGGTAGATGAAGGGGCGGCAACAGGGAAGGTGCTCACACTGGATGAGGATTTATTATACTGGAACTTTGAGACAAAAAACGTAATTAATAAACTTATGTTAATGTCATCCTTTGTGCAGATACACAGAAAAATTTGAATAAATTCATGGAAAGTGAGAAGGCTTTCTCTTTATGTCACACACATATAAACCACAACATGTATGACTAATTACAGACAATGTTCTCTTTAGCCCCCACGGTCTGTGTGTAGTGAAAGCTGCCCTCCAGGCACCAGACGAGCCACAAGGAAGGGCCTTCCTGTCTGCTGTTTTGACTGCCTTCCATGTGCAGATGGAGAGATTTCTAATATAACAGGTGAAGAGTAGTACACAAACATATATTGCACATATTTTTGCAACTAATACACAACTCAGTTTCtttgtatgtttttctttgtcaGATTCTACTGAATGCAAACTCTGTCCAGATGACTCCTGGTCCAATCCAGAAAAGACTCATTGTAATCCCAAAGAAGTGGAGTTTCTATCCTATGAGGATCCACTTGGCATCTCCCTCTCCACTGCCTCCCTTCTTGGCACCTGCTTCTGTGTCATTGTGATGGTCATCTTTGCCCATCACCGCAACACTCCCGTAGTACGTGCAAACAATTCAGAGCTCAGTTTTCTGTTACTGCTGTCACTCAAACTGTGTTTTCTGTGTGTGCTACTCTTCATTGGCCAACCACAGTTGTGGACGTGTCAGTTAAGACATGCCATGTTTGGCATTAGCTTTGTTCTGTGCGTCTCCAGCATCCTGGTCAAAACTATGGTGGTAATAGCTGTGTTCAAGTCATCTCGGCCTGAGGGCAAATCTGCAATGAAATGGTTTGGGGCAGCCCAACAGAGAGGTACAGTCTTAGTCTTAACTGCTGTCCAGGTGGTAATATGCGCAGTTTGGTTATCAACTGCATCTCCAACACCCCATAAAAACACAGTCTATATCCGCTCTAAAATAGTATATGAGTGTTCTATTGGCTCATTGGCTGGCTTCGCCATTCTGCTAGGCTACATTGGACTGCTGGCAGCAGTAAGCTTCCTATTAGCTTTTCTAGCACGAAACCTCCCAGATAATTTTAATGAAGCCAAATTCATTACCTTCAGTATGTTGATCTTCTGTGCTGTGTGGATTACATTTGTTCCAGCATATGTCAGCTCACCAGGAAAATATGCAGTGGCTGTTGAGATTTTTGCTATCCTGGCATCCAGTTTTGGATTGCTGGTGGCCATATTTGCCCCAAAGTGCTATATCATTATACTGCATCCAGAGAGAAACACTAAAAAAGCCATTATGGGAAGACCAGATGCAAAGAAATAGTTTTACATGCtgactgaaaaaaattatttgacaaaCGTATTTCTGTATTTGATATTGTCTCAACTGCAACTTGTGGTAGCTTTAATGTGGTAGtggtagtattattattatttatatgtgGTAGTATTATTGTTCAAATGACAATGGGTCTTTTTCCTCAAACAggagcaaacattttttttatatgtaag encodes:
- the LOC127455853 gene encoding extracellular calcium-sensing receptor-like, with amino-acid sequence MVFAINEINNNHNLLPNITLGYQIYDNCLRLGVAFRAAIDLISGSEESFSDLNCTGPPPVIGIIGDPGSTQSIAISSVLGLFRVPIVSYYATCSCLSDRNKYPSFFRTIPSDAFQVRAMVQILKHFGWTWVGLLYSDDDYGIYAAQSFHQEMQLFGGCVAFSEILPYDNNHRDIQRIVEVIQTSTARVVVAFSTDLLSLMDELLLQNVTGKQWIASEAWTTTPVLHTPHYLPLLGGTLGIAIRRGEIQGLCDFLLHLRPDNNPKNRRKVCTGQEDLSSTDTAYTDVSELRASYNVYKAVYAMAHALHDLMQCEEGRGPFSGNSCADINNLQPWQVVHYLQKVNFTTGFGDHVSFDKNGDALAIYDVMNWQPNSDKSIIVRTVGVVGEGAATGKVLTLDEDALTECVVCPNEFWSSPENDRCVPKEVEFLSYKDPLGISLTTASLLGTSFCAVVMVIFAHHRNTPVVRANNSELSFLLLWSLKLCFLCVLLYIGRPQLWTCQLRHAVFGISFVLCISSILVKTMVVIAVFKSSRPEGKATLKWFGAAQQRGTVVALTTTQVAICTVWLSTASPTPYKNSQYISSKIVYECAIGSEAGFCMLLGYIGLLAAVSFLLAFMARKLPDNFNEAKFITFSMLIFCAVWITFIPAYVSSPGKYSVAVEIFAILASSFGVLLAIFAPKCYIIILHPERNTKKAIMGRRVSGSYSVKAREMWITLNICLYLSFTCISASFIPSSNSCQLQGHFKLNGMYQDGDFIIGGLFEVQHLKVFPELSFKAEPEQPQCEEFYMSSFQQGQTVIFAIEEINKDPNLLPNITLGYHLYDNCLKLVVAFRAAIDLISGREQTLSNLNCTGPPPVIAIVGDPGSTHSIAVSSVLGLFRVPLISYYATCSCLSDRKKYPSFFRTIPSDAFQVKAMVQILKYFGWTWVGVIYSDDDYGIYAAQAFHKEMQLFGGCVAFSEIMPYDNHRDIQRIVTVIKASTAKVIVAFSTDLLALMDELLLQNVTGRQWIASEAWTTSPVLHGSRYLPLVGGTLGIAIRRGEIKGLNDFLLHIRPDHDPRNNMVRIFWENMFGCRFQTGGREIEGEKMCTGEEDLSSTVNEYTDVSELRASYNVYKAVYALAHALHDLMQCEEGRGPFSGNSCADINNLQPWQMVQYLQKVNFTTDFGDHVSFDKNGDALAIYDVMNWQPSSDGSVIVRTVGVVDEGAATGKVLTLDEDLLYWNFETKNPPRSVCSESCPPGTRRATRKGLPVCCFDCLPCADGEISNITDSTECKLCPDDSWSNPEKTHCNPKEVEFLSYEDPLGISLSTASLLGTCFCVIVMVIFAHHRNTPVVRANNSELSFLLLLSLKLCFLCVLLFIGQPQLWTCQLRHAMFGISFVLCVSSILVKTMVVIAVFKSSRPEGKSAMKWFGAAQQRGTVLVLTAVQVVICAVWLSTASPTPHKNTVYIRSKIVYECSIGSLAGFAILLGYIGLLAAVSFLLAFLARNLPDNFNEAKFITFSMLIFCAVWITFVPAYVSSPGKYAVAVEIFAILASSFGLLVAIFAPKCYIIILHPERNTKKAIMGRPDAKK